One Kineococcus aurantiacus genomic window carries:
- the dtd gene encoding D-aminoacyl-tRNA deacylase, with product MRAVVQRVTRAQVTVDGEVVGALHEPGLLVLLGVTHDDGPAQVELVARKVAQLRVLRGEQAAVDVGAPVLLVSQFTLYADTRKGRRPTWNAAAPGPVAEPLVEAVADALRGHGLRVETGRFGADMAVELVNDGPTTIWLEA from the coding sequence GTGAGAGCCGTCGTGCAGCGCGTGACGCGCGCGCAGGTCACCGTCGACGGGGAGGTCGTCGGCGCCCTCCACGAGCCGGGCCTGCTGGTGCTGCTCGGCGTCACCCACGACGACGGGCCGGCCCAGGTGGAGCTCGTGGCGCGCAAGGTGGCCCAGCTGCGGGTCCTGCGCGGGGAGCAGGCCGCCGTCGACGTCGGCGCCCCGGTCCTGCTCGTCAGCCAGTTCACCCTCTACGCCGACACGCGCAAGGGCCGCCGGCCCACCTGGAACGCCGCGGCGCCCGGCCCCGTGGCCGAACCGCTCGTCGAGGCCGTCGCGGACGCCCTGCGCGGGCACGGCCTGCGGGTGGAGACGGGGCGCTTCGGCGCCGACATGGCCGTCGAGCTCGTCAACGACGGCCCGACGACGATCTGGCTGGAGGCCTGA
- a CDS encoding DUF2516 family protein → MELLSNLQNGVLLVLGVAALGLEVWALLDCLRRPAAAFTAAGKRTKTFWTAITAVATAVGFVSVFSVLGIFGILAVVGAAVYLADVRPAVRQYGGGPRRDRGGHQGPYGPW, encoded by the coding sequence GTGGAGCTCCTCAGCAACCTGCAGAACGGCGTGCTGCTGGTCCTGGGCGTCGCAGCGCTGGGCCTGGAGGTCTGGGCCCTGCTCGACTGCCTGCGCCGGCCGGCCGCGGCGTTCACCGCCGCCGGCAAGCGGACCAAGACGTTCTGGACGGCGATCACGGCCGTCGCCACCGCCGTCGGCTTCGTGTCGGTGTTCTCCGTCCTGGGGATCTTCGGCATCCTCGCGGTCGTCGGGGCCGCGGTGTACCTCGCCGACGTCCGCCCGGCGGTCCGCCAGTACGGCGGCGGCCCGCGCCGCGACCGCGGCGGTCACCAGGGCCCCTACGGCCCCTGGTGA
- a CDS encoding FUSC family protein produces MSLPAHLHRSVRGWSRIAPGRHPWWAAGSATTALALPLAVALAADAPLLAAPATFGALTSLYGRHEVYARRWRTQAWTGLGLTLAVLAGAVAAALPLTGWADVVVPAAVVALVATVAKFTTDAARTGPPGGLIPVFAAGTLTAEPLRGGDLPAVAAVTLACAALGVAVSGAAVLWRTDGPERVAVARAVGAVLGAGGHDASARHRASTALHAAWAVLGPRARGPLGGWLVHAERVLHARADAAPLRAVLPALAGRGPVPAAPSGPAPVPLAWPRRRVWTALRTPGVLHVPALRVGLACGAAVLVATALGFGHVYWAAVGAAAALQAPSAGLTTQRAVQRGAGTLVGVVLAALLVHLATDDVRVWVLTVVCMFAVELCMPRNYALGTVAITGLSLVLTRLGAHGAGVERLVVDRVGDTVLGVALGVVVAVLVRNRYAHHALERALEQTRDSVAGTAEPHVLRARLLALAEARTLLEDDEWRVPAPRAARADEHDGYRRLGDLLRADGGERGTHRAPRP; encoded by the coding sequence GTGAGCCTGCCCGCGCACCTGCACCGGTCCGTCCGCGGGTGGTCCCGCATCGCTCCCGGCCGCCACCCCTGGTGGGCGGCCGGCAGCGCCACCACCGCCCTGGCCCTGCCGCTGGCCGTCGCCCTGGCCGCCGACGCCCCCCTGCTGGCCGCCCCCGCCACCTTCGGGGCCCTGACCAGCCTCTACGGCCGCCACGAGGTCTACGCCCGCCGGTGGCGGACCCAGGCGTGGACCGGTCTCGGGCTCACCCTGGCCGTCCTCGCCGGCGCCGTGGCCGCCGCGCTGCCGCTGACCGGCTGGGCCGACGTCGTCGTGCCGGCCGCGGTCGTCGCCCTCGTGGCCACCGTCGCGAAGTTCACCACCGACGCCGCCCGGACCGGGCCGCCCGGCGGCCTCATCCCCGTCTTCGCCGCCGGCACCCTGACGGCCGAACCGCTGCGCGGAGGCGACCTGCCGGCCGTCGCCGCCGTCACGCTCGCCTGCGCGGCGCTCGGCGTCGCCGTCTCCGGGGCGGCCGTCCTGTGGCGCACCGACGGCCCCGAACGGGTGGCCGTCGCCCGCGCGGTCGGCGCCGTCCTCGGCGCCGGCGGGCACGACGCCTCCGCCCGGCACCGGGCCAGCACCGCCCTGCACGCCGCCTGGGCCGTCCTCGGGCCGCGGGCGCGGGGCCCGCTGGGGGGCTGGCTGGTCCACGCCGAGCGCGTCCTGCACGCCCGCGCCGACGCCGCACCGCTGCGCGCGGTGCTCCCCGCGCTCGCCGGCCGGGGCCCCGTCCCCGCCGCCCCATCCGGGCCCGCCCCCGTCCCGCTCGCCTGGCCGCGCCGGCGCGTGTGGACCGCGCTGCGGACCCCCGGGGTGCTGCACGTCCCGGCGCTGCGGGTGGGGCTGGCCTGCGGTGCCGCCGTGCTGGTGGCGACGGCGCTGGGGTTCGGGCACGTCTACTGGGCCGCCGTGGGGGCGGCCGCGGCCCTGCAGGCGCCGTCGGCGGGCCTGACGACCCAGCGCGCCGTGCAGCGCGGGGCGGGCACCCTCGTGGGGGTCGTGCTGGCCGCGCTCCTGGTGCACCTGGCCACCGACGACGTGCGGGTCTGGGTCCTGACGGTCGTCTGCATGTTCGCCGTCGAGCTGTGCATGCCCCGCAACTACGCGCTCGGGACGGTCGCCATCACCGGGCTGTCCCTGGTGCTGACGCGGCTGGGCGCGCACGGCGCCGGCGTCGAGCGCCTCGTCGTCGACCGCGTCGGCGACACCGTGCTGGGCGTCGCGCTCGGCGTCGTCGTGGCGGTCCTGGTCCGCAACCGGTACGCCCACCACGCCCTGGAGCGCGCCCTGGAGCAGACCCGCGACAGCGTCGCGGGGACCGCCGAACCGCACGTCCTGCGGGCGCGGCTGCTCGCGCTGGCCGAGGCGCGCACCCTGCTCGAGGACGACGAGTGGCGCGTCCCCGCGCCCCGGGCGGCGCGCGCCGACGAGCACGACGGGTACCGCCGGCTGGGCGACCTGCTGCGCGCGGACGGGGGCGAGCGCGGAACTCACCGGGCCCCTCGACCGTAG
- a CDS encoding MarR family transcriptional regulator, whose product MTSTSRSPAPDGRDDPGDPGDPADAVDAVRREWATVHPDLDTAPMAVAGRLRLVAAALARATDPVVKAEGLTRPEFDVLSAVRRSGRTPLTPTGIAAATLSSGAATTKRLDHLTRVGHLERTPDERDGRVTRLSLTPAGRDLVDRLLPRVLDAERAFAARLSARERDDLTASLRVLLRHAPA is encoded by the coding sequence GTGACCAGCACCTCCCGCTCCCCCGCCCCCGACGGCCGGGACGACCCGGGCGACCCGGGCGACCCCGCGGACGCGGTGGACGCCGTCCGACGGGAGTGGGCCACCGTCCACCCCGACCTCGACACCGCACCCATGGCCGTCGCGGGCCGCCTGCGCCTGGTGGCCGCGGCCCTGGCGCGCGCCACCGACCCCGTCGTCAAGGCCGAGGGCCTGACCCGGCCGGAGTTCGACGTGCTCAGCGCCGTCCGCCGCAGCGGCCGCACGCCCCTGACCCCCACGGGCATCGCCGCCGCGACCCTGTCCTCCGGGGCCGCCACCACCAAGCGGCTGGACCACCTGACGAGGGTCGGCCACCTCGAACGGACGCCCGACGAGCGCGATGGGCGCGTCACCCGCCTGTCCCTGACCCCCGCCGGCCGCGACCTCGTCGACCGCCTGCTGCCGCGCGTCCTCGACGCCGAGCGCGCCTTCGCGGCGCGGCTGTCCGCGCGGGAGCGGGACGACCTGACCGCGAGCCTGCGGGTCCTGCTGCGGCACGCCCCGGCCTGA
- a CDS encoding folate-binding protein YgfZ, translating to MTAPTQTLRSPLLDSPGAVAAEGPDAGVAWHYGDPHGEQRALVRGEAVVDLSHRGVLRLTGPDRLSWLHSITSQALTGLPAGTSTETLVLSPTGRVEHALHLHEDGEATWLTVEPGTVDALRTWLERMRFLLRVEIADVSAEVAVLGEPSRDAGSAAGPVWVDPWPGATPANEGGSADTASYAAVTTLEHPGADRPWREVLVPRDGLVAAVAGRRLAGTWASEALRVEAWRPRLGLETDERSIPHELDWLRTAVHLHKGCYRGQETVAKVHNLGRPPRRLVQLHLDGSSHDLPAHGDDVVLDDRTVGSVTTAARHHELGPVALAVVKRSLPVDARLHVVAGSGTEGAEQRRIAAAQELVVAP from the coding sequence GTGACCGCTCCGACGCAGACCCTGCGCTCGCCCCTGCTGGACAGCCCCGGCGCCGTCGCGGCCGAGGGGCCCGACGCCGGGGTCGCGTGGCACTACGGCGACCCGCACGGCGAGCAGCGCGCCCTCGTGCGCGGTGAGGCCGTCGTCGACCTGTCCCACCGCGGGGTCCTGCGGCTGACCGGGCCCGACCGGCTGTCCTGGCTGCACAGCATCACCTCCCAGGCCCTCACCGGGCTGCCCGCGGGGACGTCCACGGAGACGCTCGTGCTCAGCCCCACCGGCCGCGTCGAGCACGCCCTGCACCTGCACGAGGACGGCGAGGCCACCTGGCTCACCGTCGAGCCCGGCACCGTCGACGCCCTGCGGACGTGGCTGGAGCGCATGCGGTTCCTCCTGCGCGTCGAGATCGCCGACGTCTCCGCCGAGGTCGCCGTCCTGGGGGAGCCGAGCCGGGACGCGGGCTCGGCCGCCGGGCCCGTCTGGGTCGACCCGTGGCCGGGGGCGACCCCGGCGAACGAGGGCGGCAGCGCCGACACCGCCAGCTACGCGGCCGTCACGACCCTGGAGCACCCCGGCGCCGACCGCCCCTGGCGCGAGGTGCTCGTCCCGCGCGACGGCCTGGTCGCCGCCGTGGCCGGCCGCCGGCTGGCCGGGACGTGGGCCAGCGAGGCCCTGCGCGTGGAGGCGTGGCGGCCCCGGCTGGGCCTGGAGACCGACGAGCGCTCCATCCCGCACGAGCTGGACTGGCTGCGCACGGCCGTCCACCTGCACAAGGGCTGCTACCGCGGCCAGGAGACCGTCGCGAAGGTGCACAACCTGGGCCGGCCCCCGCGCCGCCTCGTGCAGCTGCACCTGGACGGCTCCTCCCACGACCTGCCCGCGCACGGCGACGACGTCGTCCTCGACGACCGCACGGTCGGGTCGGTGACCACCGCCGCCCGCCACCACGAGCTGGGCCCGGTCGCCCTCGCCGTCGTCAAGCGGTCCCTGCCGGTCGACGCCCGGCTGCACGTCGTGGCCGGGTCGGGCACCGAGGGGGCCGAGCAGCGCCGGATCGCGGCCGCGCAGGAACTCGTCGTCGCACCCTGA
- a CDS encoding transcriptional repressor → MPSTDLPALLHARGLRSTPQRRRILDAVRDLGHASAEEVSEHLAPRDGSPGVDPSTVYRALAVLEEVGLVARTQLDRKVPSFHAVEHGGHLHLVCDGCGAVAEAAPGPAREMAAEILSRDDFVVDTGHLALRGRCARCRDR, encoded by the coding sequence GTGCCGTCCACCGACCTGCCGGCCCTGCTGCACGCGCGGGGGCTGCGCTCCACGCCCCAGCGCCGGCGCATCCTCGACGCCGTCCGCGACCTGGGGCACGCCAGCGCCGAGGAGGTCTCGGAACACCTCGCCCCCCGCGACGGTTCCCCCGGGGTGGACCCGTCGACCGTCTACCGGGCGCTCGCGGTCCTGGAGGAGGTCGGGCTGGTCGCCCGCACCCAGCTGGACCGCAAGGTGCCGTCCTTCCACGCCGTCGAGCACGGCGGGCACCTGCACCTGGTCTGCGACGGGTGCGGCGCGGTGGCCGAGGCCGCCCCCGGGCCCGCCCGGGAGATGGCCGCCGAGATCCTGTCCCGTGACGACTTCGTCGTCGACACCGGCCACCTCGCCCTGCGCGGGCGGTGCGCGCGGTGCCGCGACCGCTAG
- a CDS encoding heme-binding beta-barrel domain-containing protein: protein MAVPLRTDTPLALVPLSWLLGRWEGAGVLGHPARGESDTRFGQVVEFGHDGRDFLSYTSTTWALDEDGETTEPLDVETGYWRPQAVDLDSPAPADGPRPVELEVLLTHPTGVVEILAGTARGPRIDLSTDVVARTTTAHEYTSGTRVYGLVEGDLLWALDVTLEGHPLRSYASARLKRVD, encoded by the coding sequence GTGGCCGTCCCCCTGCGCACCGACACCCCGCTGGCCCTCGTCCCGCTGTCGTGGCTCCTGGGCCGCTGGGAGGGCGCCGGCGTGCTGGGCCACCCGGCCCGCGGTGAGAGCGACACCCGGTTCGGGCAGGTCGTCGAGTTCGGGCACGACGGGCGCGACTTCCTCAGCTACACCTCGACCACGTGGGCGCTCGACGAGGACGGCGAGACGACCGAGCCCCTCGACGTCGAGACGGGCTACTGGCGACCGCAGGCCGTCGACCTCGACAGCCCCGCTCCCGCCGACGGCCCCCGGCCCGTCGAGCTCGAGGTGCTGCTGACCCACCCCACCGGCGTCGTGGAGATCCTGGCCGGCACCGCCCGCGGCCCGCGCATCGACCTGAGCACCGACGTGGTGGCCCGCACGACGACGGCCCACGAGTACACCTCGGGCACGCGCGTGTACGGCCTGGTCGAGGGCGACCTGCTGTGGGCCCTGGACGTCACGCTCGAGGGTCACCCCCTGCGCAGCTACGCCTCGGCGCGGCTCAAGCGCGTCGACTGA
- a CDS encoding response regulator transcription factor, with the protein MAQILVLTNALAPSTEVLPALGLLPHSVRVLPAEASVLVDEPTSDAVLVDGRRELAAARSLCRLLRTTGLSQPLLLVVTEGGMAAVAADWGADDVLLDTCGPAELDARLRLAAGRSRRPAEDTDPAAPSEIRAGDVVIDEAAYSARVRGRQLDLTYKEFELLKHLAQHPGRVFTRAQLLQEVWGYDYFGGTRTVDVHVRRLRAKLGAEHENAIGTVRNVGYRFVSSGRDLDDRLDLGAGMGTDLGPDLGSDLEEGFDEGPADDPAAPDVDAPPSPSGLR; encoded by the coding sequence GTGGCGCAGATCCTCGTGTTGACGAACGCACTCGCTCCTTCGACGGAGGTGCTGCCGGCCCTCGGGCTGCTCCCGCACAGCGTGCGCGTGCTGCCCGCCGAGGCCTCGGTGCTGGTGGACGAGCCGACCTCCGACGCCGTCCTCGTCGACGGCCGCCGCGAGCTGGCCGCGGCCCGCTCCCTGTGCCGCCTGCTGCGCACCACGGGCCTGTCGCAGCCGCTGCTGCTGGTGGTCACCGAGGGCGGCATGGCGGCCGTGGCGGCCGACTGGGGCGCCGACGACGTCCTGCTCGACACGTGCGGCCCGGCGGAGCTGGACGCCCGGCTGCGGCTGGCCGCGGGCCGCTCGCGCCGGCCCGCCGAGGACACCGACCCGGCCGCGCCGTCGGAGATCCGCGCCGGGGACGTCGTCATCGACGAGGCGGCCTACTCCGCGCGCGTGCGCGGCCGCCAGCTCGACCTGACGTACAAGGAGTTCGAGCTGCTCAAGCACCTGGCCCAGCACCCCGGCCGCGTCTTCACGCGCGCCCAGCTGCTGCAGGAGGTCTGGGGCTACGACTACTTCGGCGGCACCCGCACGGTCGACGTCCACGTGCGGCGGCTGCGCGCCAAGCTGGGCGCCGAGCACGAGAACGCCATCGGGACGGTGCGCAACGTGGGGTACCGCTTCGTCTCCTCCGGCCGCGACCTCGACGACCGGCTCGACCTGGGCGCGGGCATGGGGACGGACCTGGGCCCGGACCTGGGCAGCGACCTGGAGGAGGGGTTCGACGAGGGCCCGGCCGACGACCCGGCCGCTCCGGACGTCGACGCGCCCCCCAGCCCCTCCGGCCTCCGGTGA
- the mshD gene encoding mycothiol synthase, with protein sequence MSLGTADRDDVLALAAAASAADAATALSEDAVLRLTSGDDVRHVLRRDGDVLAGYAQLAPAGGGFEGELLVDPAHRRRGHGAALAARVEELAAGRPVRLWSHGDTDGARALAGRRGWRRVRELLRLERPAEGLADLPVPDLPAGVGVRPFVPGADDEAWVALNAAAFATHPEQGRWTVADLRARLAEPWFDPALLLLSHEGPDLTGFCWMKAEAGQGELYVLGVAPGRAGAGLGRALLVRGLRAVAPSVRAVDLYVDGDNVPAVRLYHRLGFERAAVDVQYAWPGDDAGHDAGHGAGA encoded by the coding sequence GTGAGCCTGGGGACCGCCGACCGCGACGACGTCCTGGCCCTGGCCGCGGCGGCCTCGGCGGCCGACGCCGCGACCGCCCTGTCCGAGGACGCCGTGCTGCGGCTCACCTCCGGCGACGACGTCCGGCACGTCCTGCGCCGCGACGGCGACGTCCTGGCCGGGTACGCCCAGCTCGCCCCGGCGGGCGGGGGGTTCGAGGGTGAGCTGCTCGTCGACCCCGCCCACCGGCGCCGCGGTCACGGGGCCGCGCTGGCCGCGCGCGTCGAGGAGCTCGCGGCGGGCCGGCCCGTGCGGCTGTGGTCGCACGGCGACACCGACGGCGCGCGGGCCCTGGCCGGGCGCCGCGGCTGGCGGCGGGTGCGCGAGCTGCTGCGGCTGGAACGGCCCGCCGAGGGCCTGGCCGACCTGCCGGTCCCGGACCTGCCCGCCGGGGTGGGGGTGCGTCCCTTCGTGCCCGGCGCCGACGACGAGGCGTGGGTCGCGCTGAACGCCGCGGCGTTCGCCACCCACCCCGAGCAGGGCCGGTGGACGGTCGCGGACCTGCGGGCCCGCCTGGCCGAGCCGTGGTTCGACCCGGCCCTGCTGCTGCTGTCGCACGAGGGCCCGGACCTGACGGGGTTCTGCTGGATGAAGGCCGAGGCCGGCCAGGGCGAGCTGTACGTCCTGGGGGTCGCGCCGGGGCGGGCCGGGGCCGGTCTGGGGCGGGCGCTGCTCGTGCGCGGCCTGCGGGCGGTGGCCCCCTCCGTGCGGGCCGTCGACCTGTACGTCGACGGCGACAACGTCCCGGCGGTGCGGCTGTACCACCGGCTGGGGTTCGAGCGCGCCGCGGTGGACGTGCAGTACGCCTGGCCCGGCGACGACGCGGGGCACGACGCGGGGCACGGCGCGGGCGCCTGA
- a CDS encoding RNA degradosome polyphosphate kinase yields the protein MTATTPLPAVAPVEETVDLPEDRFADREVSWLAFNERVLQMAEDPEVKLLERARFLSIFANNLDEFFMVRVAGLKRRIATGLAVTAASGLEPREVLDAIAVRAHELTERHANVFLENVRPALAGAGITIVRWDELSQSEQVRLHGFFRDQVFPVLTPLAVDPAHPFPYISGLSLNLAVVVRNPTTDKEHFARVKVPPLLPRFVTVEADGDGARFVPLEDVIAVHLDQLFPGMEIVQHHTFRVTRNEDLEVEEDDAENLLQALEKELLRRRFGPAVRLEVASDIAPEVRELLVRELGVHDQEVYELPEPLDLRGLGDIADLDRPELKFPKFVARTHRDLTDGAETAKPSDVFAAIRNRDVLLHHPYDSFSTSVQAFLEQAAADPKVLAIKQTLYRTSGDSPIVDALIDAAEAGKQVLALVEIKARFDEQANITWARKLEQAGVHVVYGLVGLKTHAKLSLVVRQESGGLRRYCHVGTGNYNPKTARLYEDMGLLTDDPQVGEDLTRLFNQLSGYAPKTAYKRLLVAPRSLRTGLIDRIDREVDNARQGQPAGVKIKVNSIVDEAVIDALYRASNAGVPVDVVVRGICALKPGVPGLSENIRVRSILGRFLEHSRLFWFASGGDPVVMIGSADMMHRNLDRRVEAVVRLTDPRHVREVSTLLDDCMADTTSSFHLGADGTWTRHHVGADGEPLLDLQEHIIATRPGRRPTARRRR from the coding sequence ATGACGGCAACGACCCCCCTCCCCGCGGTGGCACCGGTCGAGGAGACCGTCGACCTGCCCGAGGACCGCTTCGCCGACCGGGAGGTCTCCTGGCTGGCGTTCAACGAGCGCGTCCTGCAGATGGCCGAGGACCCCGAGGTCAAGCTCCTGGAGCGCGCCCGCTTCCTGTCGATCTTCGCGAACAACCTCGACGAGTTCTTCATGGTCCGCGTGGCCGGCCTCAAGCGGCGCATCGCGACCGGCCTGGCCGTCACCGCGGCCAGCGGGCTGGAGCCGCGCGAGGTCCTCGACGCCATCGCCGTGCGCGCCCACGAGCTGACCGAGCGGCACGCGAACGTGTTCCTGGAGAACGTCCGCCCGGCGCTGGCCGGGGCCGGCATCACCATCGTGCGCTGGGACGAGCTGAGCCAGAGCGAGCAGGTGCGCCTGCACGGGTTCTTCCGCGACCAGGTGTTCCCGGTGCTGACGCCGCTGGCCGTGGACCCGGCCCACCCGTTCCCGTACATCTCCGGCCTGTCGCTGAACCTGGCCGTCGTCGTGCGCAACCCCACGACCGACAAGGAGCACTTCGCCCGCGTCAAGGTGCCGCCGCTGCTGCCGCGGTTCGTCACGGTCGAGGCCGACGGCGACGGGGCGCGGTTCGTCCCCCTCGAGGACGTCATCGCGGTGCACCTGGACCAGCTCTTCCCGGGCATGGAGATCGTCCAGCACCACACGTTCCGCGTCACCCGCAACGAGGACCTCGAGGTCGAGGAGGACGACGCCGAGAACCTGCTGCAGGCGCTGGAGAAGGAGCTGCTGCGCCGCCGCTTCGGCCCGGCCGTGCGCCTGGAGGTCGCCTCCGACATCGCCCCGGAGGTCCGCGAGCTGCTGGTGCGCGAGCTCGGCGTCCACGACCAGGAGGTCTACGAGCTGCCCGAGCCGCTGGACCTGCGCGGCCTGGGCGACATCGCCGACCTGGACCGCCCGGAGCTGAAGTTCCCCAAGTTCGTCGCCCGCACCCACCGCGACCTGACCGACGGCGCCGAGACGGCCAAGCCCTCGGACGTGTTCGCGGCGATCCGCAACCGCGACGTCCTGCTGCACCACCCCTACGACTCGTTCTCCACGAGCGTGCAGGCCTTCCTGGAGCAGGCCGCGGCGGACCCGAAGGTCCTGGCCATCAAGCAGACGCTGTACCGCACCTCCGGCGACTCCCCCATCGTCGACGCCCTCATCGACGCCGCCGAGGCCGGCAAGCAGGTCCTGGCCCTGGTGGAGATCAAGGCGCGCTTCGACGAGCAGGCCAACATCACGTGGGCGCGCAAGCTGGAGCAGGCCGGCGTGCACGTCGTCTACGGCCTGGTGGGGCTGAAGACGCACGCGAAGCTGAGCCTGGTGGTGCGGCAGGAGTCCGGCGGGCTGCGCCGGTACTGCCACGTCGGGACGGGCAACTACAACCCCAAGACCGCGCGCCTGTACGAGGACATGGGGCTGCTGACCGACGACCCGCAGGTCGGGGAGGACCTCACCCGGCTGTTCAACCAGCTGTCGGGCTACGCCCCCAAGACGGCGTACAAGCGCCTGCTGGTGGCCCCGCGCTCGCTGCGCACGGGGCTCATCGACCGGATCGACCGGGAGGTCGACAACGCCCGGCAGGGCCAGCCGGCCGGGGTGAAGATCAAGGTGAACTCGATCGTCGACGAGGCCGTCATCGACGCCCTCTACCGCGCCTCGAACGCCGGGGTCCCCGTCGACGTCGTGGTGCGCGGCATCTGCGCCCTGAAGCCGGGGGTCCCGGGGCTGAGCGAGAACATCCGGGTCCGCAGCATCCTGGGGCGCTTCCTGGAGCACAGCCGGCTGTTCTGGTTCGCCTCCGGCGGCGACCCGGTCGTCATGATCGGCAGCGCCGACATGATGCACCGCAACCTGGACCGCCGCGTCGAGGCCGTCGTGCGGCTGACCGACCCCCGCCACGTCCGGGAGGTCTCGACGCTGCTGGACGACTGCATGGCCGACACGACGAGCTCGTTCCACCTCGGGGCGGACGGCACGTGGACGCGCCACCACGTGGGCGCGGACGGCGAGCCGCTGCTGGACCTGCAGGAGCACATCATCGCGACCCGCCCGGGACGCCGCCCGACCGCGCGCCGTCGCCGGTGA
- a CDS encoding NUDIX domain-containing protein yields the protein MDVEAAGCVVVRAGGSGPEVLLVHRPRTATRAADWSWPKGKLDRVEGVVEHPAVAAVRETAEETGVRVHLGVPLPEQRYEVDGGLRKRVRYWLARPAGAADPDVFDPADPDEIAESGWFSPREAAQRLTHAADVELLHAALPDGELPTPTWTLVVLRHARAVKRSDWADGEAVRPLLESGHAQSRDLAPLLACFDVHALLTSPWARCVQTVLPAAELTGLPVEEEPALTEAAFRADPAAAAGVVSGLLDAGRAVVVCSHGPVLPTLQAVVSARARDRAQAHALGAKLEKAAVVVAHLSGSGAQATVVAVERHSF from the coding sequence GTGGACGTCGAGGCCGCCGGGTGCGTCGTCGTGCGCGCCGGCGGCTCCGGCCCCGAGGTGCTGCTGGTCCACCGGCCCCGCACCGCCACCCGCGCGGCGGACTGGTCCTGGCCCAAGGGCAAGCTCGACCGGGTCGAGGGGGTGGTCGAGCACCCCGCGGTGGCGGCCGTGCGGGAGACGGCCGAGGAGACGGGCGTGCGCGTCCACCTCGGCGTCCCGCTGCCCGAGCAGCGGTACGAGGTGGACGGCGGCCTGCGCAAGCGGGTGCGGTACTGGCTGGCCCGGCCCGCCGGGGCGGCCGACCCGGACGTGTTCGACCCGGCCGACCCCGACGAGATCGCCGAGTCGGGCTGGTTCAGCCCCCGGGAGGCCGCGCAGCGGCTGACGCACGCCGCGGACGTGGAGCTCCTGCACGCCGCCCTCCCCGACGGCGAGCTGCCGACCCCGACGTGGACGCTGGTGGTGCTGCGGCACGCCCGGGCCGTCAAGCGCAGCGACTGGGCCGACGGGGAGGCCGTGCGCCCGCTGCTGGAGTCCGGCCACGCCCAGTCCCGCGACCTGGCCCCCCTGCTGGCCTGCTTCGACGTGCACGCGCTGCTGACCTCCCCGTGGGCCCGGTGCGTGCAGACGGTGCTGCCCGCGGCGGAGCTGACGGGGCTGCCGGTGGAGGAGGAACCGGCCCTGACCGAGGCCGCCTTCCGCGCCGACCCGGCCGCAGCCGCGGGGGTGGTGAGCGGTCTGCTCGACGCCGGGCGGGCCGTGGTCGTGTGCTCGCACGGGCCGGTCCTGCCGACCCTGCAGGCGGTCGTGTCGGCCCGGGCCCGCGACCGCGCCCAGGCGCACGCGCTGGGGGCGAAGCTGGAGAAGGCGGCCGTCGTGGTGGCCCACCTGAGCGGCAGCGGCGCGCAGGCCACCGTCGTCGCCGTGGAGCGGCACTCCTTCTGA